A region of the Acidobacteriota bacterium genome:
AGGTTGAGCCCTTCTGGCCCACCGAGGTTGAACACCGCGGCGCGACCTTCACTGCGAAGTTCGATGGCCTTGGCCAGAAAGTACGCGGCCTCGTCGACCACAACCGGGCTCAGGCGAAGGCCGTCTGCCCCCTGAAGTTGGATGGGGTCACCCTTGCGGATTCGGTCCACCAGCGACGGTATCAACGTGCCAGCTTGGCCGTGGCCGTAGACCGTAAACAGGCGGAGTGTGGTGCACTCGAGGAACTCGGCGTAGGAGCCAACCAGCATCTCCCCGATCTGCTTGGTCTGCCCATAGAACGAGGCTGGCGCCATTGGCGCTGACTCCACCAATGGCTCAGGCCCCGCGCCATAAACGTTGGCCGATGACGCATAAACGAACGAGCGGACGCCGCACGATCTCGCCCAGTCGAGCATCGTGAGAACGGCGTTCGCATTCACGGCCAGAATGTCCCTGGCCTGGTCAGGAAACTCACGGTAGCGGCGCGATTGCGCCAGGTAGATAACAGCATCGGCCTTCACGGATTCAGGAGGCACCTGTAAG
Encoded here:
- a CDS encoding NAD(P)-dependent oxidoreductase codes for the protein MKILVTGATGFIGTRLIPRLVEEGHDVICVARSAREKPALAGAHRWLVLDLAALQVPPESVKADAVIYLAQSRRYREFPDQARDILAVNANAVLTMLDWARSCGVRSFVYASSANVYGAGPEPLVESAPMAPASFYGQTKQIGEMLVGSYAEFLECTTLRLFTVYGHGQAGTLIPSLVDRIRKGDPIQLQGADGLRLSPVVVDEAAYFLAKAIELRSEGRAAVFNLGGPEGLNLRQLSQQIGQAVGREPVFNELRGPEPGGWLADLSALREAFGSVPQVRFRDGIRQAITAP